DNA from Mesorhizobium sp. B2-1-1:
TGCCACTGCCGCGAACGGCCTCGCAAAGCCGGTCGCGACGCCAGCAGAACCGGCAGCACGTGTTCGCAACGGCCATGGAGCCGATACGATGGCAAGCGTGGCAAGCTACGCAAAATCCGGCGACAGCGGCCTGCCCGACCGGATCTCCTCGCGCGACGACGTCGTCAAATGCCTCGATCTCGTCGTCGCCTTCTATGACAGCACCGAACCGTCCAGCCCGATCCCGCACCTGGCAAGGCGCGTGCGCCGAATGGTGCATATGGATTTCGTTGAACTGATGGAAGATCTCGCCCCGTCGGGACTGAAGGAATTTCGGCTTCTTGCCGGCGTTCCCGATATCAAGAAGACGGCACAGAAAGATGAAAGGTAAGACACATGCCAGCCGAAAGCAAAGCCAAGGTCATCGAACGAAATCGCGCGCCACGGGTGCAGATCGCCTATGACGTGGAAACCTACGGCAGCCCGACGACGATCGAACTGCCGTTTGTCATGGGCGTGATGGCCGACCTTTCCGGTGCTTCGCAAACTAAGGAAGCGTCAAAGTCGGTTCTGGACCGCTCCTTCGTCGAGACCGACGCGAACCGCTTCCCCAAGTTCATGGAGGCGCTCGGACCCCGCGTCAAAGCGCGGGTGAAGAACACGCTGCCGCAGGCCGAAGGCCAAGAGCGCGACGAGGAACTGGCACTCGATCTCACCTTCACCAAAATGGGCGATTTCGCCCCCGACAAGATCGCCGAGCAGGTTCCGCAACTGGCCGAGATCCTCAAGATGCGTCGTCAACTCGAGGAATTGCTGGGCTTCATGGATGGCCGCGTAGACGCCGAAAAACGTATCGCGCAGTTGCTGAACAACGAGCCACTTCTTGGCAAGATCGCCAGCCAGGCGCTGGCTGACGACGACAAGACGGGAGAATAACCATGGCCGAACAGCAAAAGACCGCCACCCTCGCCGCCGAGGCCGAAGCCATAGACCTTGGAGAATTCAGTGGACTCCTCGAGAAGGATTTCAAGGTCAAGAAGGACGACAGCGAGAAGCTGCAGCAACTCGTGCGCAATCTCGCGCTCGCAGCGCAGTCCCGTTCCGACACCACAACCATCTCGTCCAATGCCATCAAGTCGATCAAGTCGCTGATCGCCGGTATAGACAAGATGCTGACGGCTCAGGTCAACGAGATCCTGCACGCACCGGAAGTGCGCGAAATGGAAGGCACATGGCGCGGCCTGTGGTACCTCGTCAACAACACCGAGACCGACCAGAAGCTTAAAATCCGGGTGATGAACATTTCCAAGGAGCAGCTGGCCGACACGCTCGAAGACTACGAAGGCCAGATGTGGGATCAGAGTCCGATCTTCAAGAAAGTCTACACAGACGAATATTCGATGCTTGGCGGCGAGCCGATCGGCTGCGTGATCGGCGCCTACGAATTTTCCAACCACCCGCGCGACGTCGGTCTGCTACGCAACATCTCCGGCATCTGCGCTTCTGCGCACACGCCTTTTATCGCGGCCGCCTCGCCTCGACTGTTTCGTATGGATAGCTGGCAGGAATTGCCGAACCCTCAGGATCTGCAGCAGATCGTTTCCAACCCGGCCTATGCCTCCTGGCAGTCGCTGCGGGAAAGCGAGGATGCTCGCTACATCGGGCTGACCATGCCCCGCGTCCTGGCCCGGCTGCCATATGGCACGGACACCGTTCCGGTGAAGGGCTTCACCTTCGAGGAAGAGGTGCAGGGCGATCACAACAAGTATGTCTGGATGAACGCCGCCTTCCCGATGGGCGTCAACATCAACCGCAGCCACAAGTTGTTTGGCTGGGGTACCCAGATCCGCGGCGTCGAGAACGGCGGAACGGTGCTTAATTTGCCGGTGCACAGCTTCCCGACCGATGATGGGTCGATAGCGATGAAATGCCCCACGGAAGTCGCCATTGATGACCGGCGTGAGGCGGAACTCGCCAAGCTTGGCCTGATGCCGATCCTGCACCGGAAGAACACGGATCTTGCGGCTTTCATCGGTGCCCATTCGTTACAGGACGACGAAACGCGCGCCGGCCGACTGGTGGACCCCGATGCGCAGTCTAATGAGCGGCTGAGCGCCAACTTGCCCTACTTGTTCCCGGTTTCGCGCTTTGCGCACTATCTCAAAGCCATAGCGCGAGACAAGGTCGGGTCGTTTAAGGAACGCTCCGACATGCAGATCTGGTTGACCGAGTGGATCAACCGCTACGTGCTGGCCAACCCGGCCTTTGCCGACGACAAGGCGCGCGCCAAGCGCCCGCTCGCCGCCGCCGAGGTCCAAGTGGACAGCGTGGAGGGGCGGCCGGGCTACTACAACGCCCGCTTCTATCTGCGCCCGCAT
Protein-coding regions in this window:
- the tssB gene encoding type VI secretion system contractile sheath small subunit; this encodes MPAESKAKVIERNRAPRVQIAYDVETYGSPTTIELPFVMGVMADLSGASQTKEASKSVLDRSFVETDANRFPKFMEALGPRVKARVKNTLPQAEGQERDEELALDLTFTKMGDFAPDKIAEQVPQLAEILKMRRQLEELLGFMDGRVDAEKRIAQLLNNEPLLGKIASQALADDDKTGE
- the tssC gene encoding type VI secretion system contractile sheath large subunit; translation: MAEQQKTATLAAEAEAIDLGEFSGLLEKDFKVKKDDSEKLQQLVRNLALAAQSRSDTTTISSNAIKSIKSLIAGIDKMLTAQVNEILHAPEVREMEGTWRGLWYLVNNTETDQKLKIRVMNISKEQLADTLEDYEGQMWDQSPIFKKVYTDEYSMLGGEPIGCVIGAYEFSNHPRDVGLLRNISGICASAHTPFIAAASPRLFRMDSWQELPNPQDLQQIVSNPAYASWQSLRESEDARYIGLTMPRVLARLPYGTDTVPVKGFTFEEEVQGDHNKYVWMNAAFPMGVNINRSHKLFGWGTQIRGVENGGTVLNLPVHSFPTDDGSIAMKCPTEVAIDDRREAELAKLGLMPILHRKNTDLAAFIGAHSLQDDETRAGRLVDPDAQSNERLSANLPYLFPVSRFAHYLKAIARDKVGSFKERSDMQIWLTEWINRYVLANPAFADDKARAKRPLAAAEVQVDSVEGRPGYYNARFYLRPHYQLEGINASLRLVSELPSVKT